The Magnolia sinica isolate HGM2019 chromosome 10, MsV1, whole genome shotgun sequence genome includes a window with the following:
- the LOC131257510 gene encoding DNA mismatch repair protein MSH4-like codes for MGPTCMQVIMARGCFDDTKGAVLVKSLATKEPSTLALDTYYKQYYLCLAAAAATIKWMIVLNGEHCKLFQVHLVFTY; via the exons atggggcccacatgtatgcag GTTATCATGGCTCGTGGGTGCTTTGATGATACTAAG GGAGCTGTGCTGGTTAAAAGTTTGGCTACCAAGGAACCATCTACTCTTGCCTTGGATACTTACTACAAGCAGTATTATCTCTgtttggctgctgctgctgctactatcaAATG GATGATAGTGTTAAATGGAGAGCATTGCAAGTTATTTCAAGTTCACTTGGTATTCACTTATTAG
- the LOC131257511 gene encoding uncharacterized protein LOC131257511 isoform X2 has translation MFKCCRKVERMTDEVDIVGTGGDGTNTINISTGACILATASGAKIAKDSSVGVYLYLNMNKKLCCICMRCLQQVKQEYYLVKNKLESLFGVILLFDLPKRHSRLSRVSFLWCDAMP, from the exons ATGTTCAAATGTTGTAGGAAGGTTGAAAGAATGACTGATGAGGTTGATATTGTTGGAACGGGAGGTGATGGGACAAACACGATTAACATATCAACAGGGGCTTGTATTCTAGCTACTGCCTCTGGTGCAAAAATTGCCAAG GATTCCTCTGTGGGTGTCTATCTTTATTTGAATATGAACAAGAAGCTTTGTTGCATATGTATGAGATGCCTTCAGCAAGTGAAACAGGAGTACTACCTGGTGAAGAACAAGCTTGAATCTTTATTCGGG GTAATCCTTCTTTTCGATTTGCCAAAAAGGCACTCGAGGCTCAGCCGTGTttctttcttatggtgtgatgCGATGCCATGA
- the LOC131257511 gene encoding uncharacterized protein LOC131257511 isoform X1, which translates to MFKCCRKVERMTDEVDIVGTGGDGTNTINISTGACILATASGAKIAKDSSVGVYLYLNMNKKLCCICMRCLQQVKQEYYLVKNKLESLFGHPEHIKNLILVGPDGFSSESDGKSEWLTTETFTFMSSGNPSFRFAKKALEAQPCFFLMV; encoded by the exons ATGTTCAAATGTTGTAGGAAGGTTGAAAGAATGACTGATGAGGTTGATATTGTTGGAACGGGAGGTGATGGGACAAACACGATTAACATATCAACAGGGGCTTGTATTCTAGCTACTGCCTCTGGTGCAAAAATTGCCAAG GATTCCTCTGTGGGTGTCTATCTTTATTTGAATATGAACAAGAAGCTTTGTTGCATATGTATGAGATGCCTTCAGCAAGTGAAACAGGAGTACTACCTGGTGAAGAACAAGCTTGAATCTTTATTCGGG CATCCTGAACATATTAAAAACTTGATTTTGGTGGGTCCTGATGGATTTTCATCAGAGTCAGATGGTAAGTCAGAGTGGCTGACAACTGAAACTTTTACTTTCATGAGTTCAGGTAATCCTTCTTTTCGATTTGCCAAAAAGGCACTCGAGGCTCAGCCGTGTttctttcttatggtgtga